Within Suricata suricatta isolate VVHF042 unplaced genomic scaffold, meerkat_22Aug2017_6uvM2_HiC HiC_scaffold_2182, whole genome shotgun sequence, the genomic segment GCTCATGGGCCACAGGCTCAGTTGGCGGCCCGGCTCCCGCTCCAAGCCACCCTTGAACCTGGATTCAGTCGCTTGGCCTTTCCTCTGCTCCAGGGGGGCACAGGGCCCACTGTGGGATGTGGCCGGAGCGCCTGGTGTCCCCACAGGCCCCAGACTCAGACCCTGCAGTATCTCAGGCCAGGTTTGGACCCGTGGACACTTGACCGGTCATAAATGTTGACCTGGCAGACATGGTGTTCGTCTCGTGCCTGTGGGGGTGCGCTGTCGGTCCCTGTCGGTGGGGCACAGGGCCTGGTGGCCCCAGGGCCGTGGGGTGCCGGGCGGGACCCTCGGCCTGAGCGCCTCCACCGCCCGCAGACTTCAACACGGACAACTTCATCTGCAAGGAGGACCTGGAGCGGACGCTGGCCCGGCTCACCAAGTCGGAGCTGGACGAGGACGAGGTGGTGCTGGTGTGCGACAAGGTCATCGAGGAGGCCGACCTGGACGGCGACGGCAAGCTGGGCTTCGCCGACTTTGAGGACATGATTGCCAAGGCGCCCGACTTCCTCAGGTGTGGCCCGCAGCCGTGGGCCGGGGCCGGGGACCCGGGGGCAGCGGGCGCCCGGCTCCCACCTTGTCCTCGGAGCCGGTCCGCTGTGTCCTCCGCGTCCTCCCCAAGGGACTGTCCAGCGCTGGGCCAGGAGCATGTTGGCT encodes:
- the LOC115284823 gene encoding calcium and integrin-binding family member 2; this encodes FNTDNFICKEDLERTLARLTKSELDEDEVVLVCDKVIEEADLDGDGKLGFADFEDMIAKAPDFLSTFHIRI